CTGCATCTGAAACTTTTTAATTATTCTCAATCTGGCCGGTTTATTTTGAATCGGCCAGATTATTCAGCAACATTAAGTCGGATTATTCTGAGAAATAACACCATTATCAAAAATGACCGTGAACAAAAAAAATTAACTCAAGAACAGGTCGCTGCTGGGGCAGGAGTTGGGTGGAGACATTACCAAAGAATAGAAGCTGGAGAAGTAAACCCGACATTATGTACTTTTCTTAACATAGCTAATATTGTTAGCAGTTCGCCTCAAGAAATGCTTTCACAATTACTTCAAGAAGTAGATAATAATATCTAAACGATTTGAGCATTATCTTTTTTATTCGTATACAAAGGTCCTAGAACCTTATCCCAATACAAAGCGTCATACACGCAGAATGCCACGAAGCACCCATATAGCAGAAAGAACAACCATCCTGAACACGGTAATCCCGTGATCTTCTGCCGGATACTTTTTAAACAAACAAACACTGTTCCTACATCCCTAAACATTTGTTCAAACTCTTTCATGGCTTGCTCCTTTCTCGGCTTTTGAGTAAAACTTGTATACGTCCAAACATGATCTTATTAACAATCGGAATGTGTTGTCCCTGGACGACAGTATTTCCCCAGCGCACCTCACCAATATAAAATCTGTTCTTGAGGATGTGCTGAACAGATCCGCGTGAAAATGGACGATTCCTCTCGGTCAGGTATGCTTTACAGTTTAGATATTGCACTACTTTATTTAGATTTTTAGTTTTCCCAAATTCTGAGTAGATATCTTTTATTATCTGTACTTTACTCATGTCTTGAGCAATGACTGGCTTACTGACTCCTTCGTGCTGCCATCTATACCCAAAGGGAGCATTCCCACATCCTTTAACACCATCCTTTACTTTGGTCTTCCGTCCACGAGCAAGCTTAAGACAGATATGCATGCGGTCATATTGATCTAAAAGTTCCATAATACCGTTAACTAAGAAATCATTTGGGTCTTTCCCATATATTGAATATGTGGGCTGTTCGATACTTACCACATCCGCATGCAGTTTTTCTAACTCCCGCTTTAACAGAACTTTTACTGTATCCGACCTCCAAAGC
The window above is part of the Candidatus Margulisiibacteriota bacterium genome. Proteins encoded here:
- a CDS encoding transcriptional regulator; the encoded protein is MIKNDREQKKLTQEQVAAGAGVGWRHYQRIEAGEVNPTLCTFLNIANIVSSSPQEMLSQLLQEVDNNI
- a CDS encoding recombinase family protein, producing MGEKVFGYVRVSTDSQAEKGYGIKTQEKAISDYCKKQGYELVQVFRDEGISGTKIDRDGLGALLSALNGVKKIVVMNTSRLWRSDTVKVLLKRELEKLHADVVSIEQPTYSIYGKDPNDFLVNGIMELLDQYDRMHICLKLARGRKTKVKDGVKGCGNAPFGYRWQHEGVSKPVIAQDMSKVQIIKDIYSEFGKTKNLNKVVQYLNCKAYLTERNRPFSRGSVQHILKNRFYIGEVRWGNTVVQGQHIPIVNKIMFGRIQVLLKSRERSKP